From Synoicihabitans lomoniglobus, the proteins below share one genomic window:
- a CDS encoding ABC transporter permease, translating into MLIALRSLLKSPGFTAVAVLTIAIGIGANTVLFSVFNAVVLNPLDFPAADRLVRAWIDDPSGDFSAPAASWPKYEHYRDNLTSVEALSAATFHNATLTGEGDAEQLSGLAVTSNFLSVHGKHVARGRDFTAEDDVLGGENIAILSHELWQNRFGGRAGILGQTIQLNGVGTTVVGVLPPAFPFPYNQIQYLLPRPDEQSGIPLAQVQQGGAIYLQLTGRLKTGVSLATADAELHTLSAAYNDTHPARMDANSDHLLRPYADELVGNTRPTFYVLLAACGFVLLIACANIASLFLGRLSARQKEIAVRLSLGATRRDIIRQFLTESLLFSLTAGLLGVLFSLWAISLVSTFAAQQLPRASEISFSGAAMVFSLAVAGLTSLLVGFVPAWQASRAELTEALKDTARTGGGGNGGRRFRAGLIVTEVALSVTLLVGAGLLMTSFWKLLTTDAGFRSEGVAAAFVNLPTHRYDTMEKRVAFYDAVNTELTRQPAITHASQIIGLPLSGFTPISPYTVGGTEVLPLPQRPLTGFRVAGQDYKELVGLTLIEGRWFEETDTLGAPTVVVINASFARRLFGGDSALGHTILTGANGENVNEIVGVIADVKTTGLNQSAPDEVYYCASQRSNHGMGIAARTTLDPISLQGAMRTAVASVDPTIAISFFQTLDEITLNSLGVQRIAAWLIGCFSAIAFLLAIVGLYSVLAYNVTQRTAEIGIRMALGAMPGQVIRMILSQGLRMVALGVGAGLLVSGLATQLIASQLFGVESLNVVINAVVALSFVLVATFACLFPARRAAQVDPMIALRSE; encoded by the coding sequence GCTCGATTTTCCGGCGGCCGATCGTTTGGTGCGCGCCTGGATCGACGATCCTTCCGGGGACTTCTCCGCCCCGGCCGCGTCGTGGCCCAAATACGAGCACTACCGCGACAACCTGACTTCGGTGGAAGCGCTCTCGGCCGCCACGTTTCACAATGCCACCTTGACCGGCGAGGGCGACGCCGAGCAATTGAGCGGGTTGGCCGTGACTTCGAATTTTCTGTCGGTTCACGGCAAACACGTCGCTCGCGGTCGCGACTTCACCGCCGAGGACGACGTCTTGGGCGGGGAGAACATTGCGATCCTCTCCCATGAATTATGGCAAAACCGATTCGGGGGCCGGGCGGGCATCCTGGGCCAGACCATTCAATTGAACGGCGTGGGCACCACCGTCGTCGGAGTGCTGCCGCCCGCGTTTCCCTTTCCGTATAACCAAATCCAATACCTTCTTCCCCGACCCGATGAACAGTCGGGCATTCCGTTGGCACAGGTGCAACAGGGCGGCGCGATCTACCTGCAGCTGACCGGCCGACTCAAAACGGGAGTGTCCCTCGCCACGGCCGATGCCGAGCTGCACACGTTGTCCGCCGCCTATAACGACACCCATCCCGCTCGCATGGACGCCAACAGCGATCACCTGCTGCGCCCCTACGCCGATGAGTTGGTGGGCAACACGCGCCCGACGTTCTATGTGCTGCTCGCCGCCTGCGGGTTCGTGCTGCTCATCGCCTGCGCCAACATCGCTTCCCTCTTCCTCGGCCGACTGTCCGCCCGGCAAAAGGAGATCGCGGTGCGTCTCTCACTCGGTGCGACCCGGCGTGATATCATCCGGCAGTTTCTGACCGAGAGTCTGTTGTTTTCCCTGACCGCGGGCTTGCTGGGTGTGCTGTTCAGTTTGTGGGCCATTTCGTTGGTCTCGACTTTCGCCGCCCAACAACTTCCGCGCGCCAGCGAGATTTCGTTCAGCGGTGCCGCCATGGTGTTCTCCCTCGCGGTCGCCGGTCTCACCTCCCTCCTCGTGGGGTTCGTGCCGGCTTGGCAGGCCTCGCGCGCCGAGCTCACCGAAGCGCTCAAAGACACCGCTCGCACCGGCGGAGGCGGCAATGGTGGCCGTCGGTTCCGCGCGGGCTTGATCGTCACCGAGGTGGCGTTGTCGGTAACGTTACTCGTCGGGGCCGGTCTGCTGATGACCAGCTTTTGGAAACTGCTCACGACCGATGCCGGGTTTCGGTCCGAAGGTGTGGCGGCTGCCTTCGTGAATCTTCCGACGCATCGCTACGATACGATGGAAAAACGCGTCGCATTCTATGATGCGGTCAACACCGAGCTCACCCGCCAGCCCGCCATCACCCATGCTTCCCAAATCATCGGCCTGCCGCTCTCCGGCTTCACACCGATTTCCCCCTACACCGTCGGTGGCACCGAGGTGTTGCCTCTGCCCCAACGGCCCTTGACGGGATTTCGAGTCGCCGGCCAAGACTACAAGGAATTGGTCGGACTCACACTGATCGAGGGCCGCTGGTTCGAGGAGACCGACACCCTCGGAGCGCCGACGGTCGTGGTTATCAACGCCTCCTTCGCCCGTCGACTCTTCGGGGGAGACAGCGCGCTCGGGCACACCATCCTCACCGGGGCGAACGGGGAGAACGTGAACGAAATCGTCGGCGTCATCGCCGACGTGAAAACCACCGGGTTGAATCAATCCGCCCCCGACGAAGTCTACTACTGCGCCAGCCAACGCTCCAATCACGGCATGGGCATCGCCGCCCGCACCACCCTCGATCCGATTTCGCTGCAGGGGGCGATGCGCACCGCCGTGGCCAGCGTGGATCCGACCATTGCCATTTCATTTTTCCAGACCCTCGACGAAATCACCCTCAACTCCCTCGGCGTGCAACGCATCGCCGCGTGGTTGATCGGGTGCTTCTCGGCCATCGCCTTCCTGCTCGCCATTGTGGGCCTGTATTCGGTTCTCGCCTACAACGTGACCCAGCGCACGGCCGAGATCGGCATCCGCATGGCCCTGGGGGCCATGCCCGGTCAGGTCATCCGTATGATTCTGAGTCAGGGCCTGCGCATGGTCGCGCTCGGGGTGGGAGCCGGATTGCTTGTTTCCGGCCTGGCCACCCAGCTCATCGCCTCGCAGTTGTTCGGCGTCGAATCGCTCAACGTGGTCATCAACGCGGTCGTCGCGCTCAGCTTTGTCCTCGTCGCCACCTTCGCCTGCCTGTTCCCCGCCCGCCGCGCCGCCCAGGTCGACCCCATGATCGCCCTGCGCAGCGAGTAA
- a CDS encoding ADOP family duplicated permease → MIRTIVQSLRRHPGLNIAIVLTLALSLTAAVVVTGLIDTYLRQPLPQIDDRGVMIIEEFELSDGPGSRGRISWDTARDVRQQATSFSQVAIVTNASFTVHGDDATEVAYIPTVSPEFFPMLGVKAALGDIIHETNARQSGQMALMLSDELWRRRFGADPKIAGRAVQLDNQSTVVVGVLPPAFDLPSLGSGQQAWLAMLPEQVDRQDRRATRHFAFGQLAPGTRATTAAAEVQQLGNVLQAEYPETNGTRGVTATPLRDALLGPFQGQLWILMAMAVLVLLVACLNSGALLLAQALRRRREFAVRLALGARSGRLLRQFWIENLTLTIIAAVASLGLAAWISPAIIALLPGNTGVNTFADPDVNASSWLFALAAAAVAALLFGLMPWAIARHLPIDATLRSGGRSMGGGTASRWSRWLVTGQIAVALALATAAGLLVQSSRELNQVDYGLPVEELFQFRIGTRGSAYLDAESRLRFFENARESLARLPGVEAVSLAGFSYPNPPTTNQPFVQEGDGLELRDSPKEAHIDVVSPEFARTHDVRVLYGRFLEPTDRLDHPPVTVVTAELAERYWPGKNPVGKRVRLGGVSPDWCTIVGVVSDRRSIGHNPRTIDGFFVPVAQFTGQNTAAFVRFAGVEPPAWTSLQRAVWDLDPNVSLFFENRVSEFYANSAWQQRFSLVLIVAFAVLAVVLCSTGLYAMLAFAVAARTRELGVRAALGASAQNLRHQILRDATTMIVPGLGLGLLIAAGASRGLAGLLFNVPSFSPLIFTIVALLIGAVCLVAAWFPALRATKVDPAVALRSD, encoded by the coding sequence ATGATTCGCACCATTGTCCAAAGCCTCCGCCGTCACCCGGGCCTGAATATCGCCATCGTCCTCACGCTGGCACTCTCTCTCACCGCCGCCGTCGTCGTCACGGGGTTGATCGATACGTATCTGCGGCAACCCCTGCCCCAAATCGACGACCGTGGCGTGATGATCATCGAGGAGTTTGAGCTGTCCGATGGGCCCGGTTCGCGCGGCCGGATCAGTTGGGACACCGCCCGGGATGTGCGCCAACAGGCCACCTCGTTCTCGCAAGTCGCCATCGTCACCAATGCGTCGTTCACCGTGCACGGCGACGACGCCACCGAAGTGGCCTATATCCCCACCGTCAGTCCGGAATTCTTCCCCATGTTGGGCGTCAAGGCGGCGCTGGGTGACATCATCCACGAGACCAATGCCCGTCAGTCCGGCCAGATGGCACTCATGCTAAGTGACGAGCTCTGGCGTCGACGCTTTGGGGCCGATCCGAAAATCGCGGGTCGCGCCGTGCAACTCGACAACCAGTCGACCGTGGTGGTCGGGGTGCTGCCCCCAGCCTTCGATCTGCCGTCGTTGGGTTCGGGACAGCAAGCCTGGCTGGCCATGCTGCCTGAACAAGTCGACCGCCAGGACCGACGCGCCACGCGCCACTTTGCTTTTGGCCAACTGGCCCCCGGCACCCGTGCCACCACGGCCGCAGCCGAAGTGCAGCAGCTCGGCAATGTCCTCCAAGCCGAATACCCCGAGACCAACGGCACCCGCGGAGTCACGGCGACCCCGTTGCGTGATGCCTTGCTGGGGCCGTTTCAGGGGCAACTCTGGATTCTCATGGCAATGGCCGTGCTCGTCTTACTCGTCGCCTGCCTCAACAGCGGAGCACTGTTGCTCGCTCAGGCATTGCGACGTCGTCGCGAGTTCGCGGTGAGGCTCGCCCTCGGGGCGCGCTCCGGACGCCTCCTGCGACAGTTCTGGATCGAAAACTTGACCCTCACGATCATCGCCGCCGTGGCGTCACTCGGTCTCGCCGCGTGGATTTCCCCAGCGATCATCGCGCTGTTGCCCGGCAACACGGGTGTGAACACGTTTGCCGATCCCGATGTCAATGCGTCCTCCTGGTTGTTCGCCCTCGCCGCCGCCGCTGTCGCCGCCCTGCTGTTTGGGCTGATGCCCTGGGCGATCGCCCGCCATCTTCCCATCGACGCGACGCTGCGCAGCGGCGGACGCTCGATGGGGGGAGGCACCGCCAGCCGGTGGAGTCGCTGGCTCGTGACCGGACAGATTGCCGTGGCGCTCGCCTTGGCGACGGCCGCCGGTCTGCTGGTGCAAAGCAGTCGCGAACTGAACCAGGTCGACTACGGCCTCCCCGTGGAAGAACTTTTTCAGTTTCGCATCGGCACGCGCGGGTCGGCCTACCTCGACGCGGAATCGCGTCTGCGGTTTTTCGAAAACGCCCGCGAATCCCTGGCGCGCCTGCCGGGCGTGGAAGCCGTCAGTCTGGCTGGGTTCAGCTATCCGAATCCCCCCACCACGAACCAACCGTTTGTGCAGGAAGGCGATGGGCTTGAACTCCGCGATTCACCCAAGGAAGCCCACATCGATGTCGTTTCTCCCGAGTTCGCCCGGACTCACGACGTGCGCGTTTTGTATGGTCGTTTTCTGGAACCCACGGATCGCCTGGATCACCCCCCGGTCACGGTGGTGACGGCCGAATTGGCCGAACGCTATTGGCCCGGCAAAAACCCCGTGGGCAAACGCGTGCGTCTCGGCGGGGTCTCGCCCGACTGGTGCACCATCGTCGGCGTCGTTTCCGATCGACGCAGTATCGGACACAACCCCCGCACCATCGACGGCTTTTTCGTGCCGGTCGCACAGTTCACCGGCCAAAATACCGCCGCGTTCGTGCGCTTCGCGGGCGTGGAACCTCCCGCGTGGACGAGTTTGCAGCGCGCGGTCTGGGACCTTGATCCCAATGTATCCTTGTTTTTCGAAAATCGCGTGAGTGAGTTCTACGCCAACTCCGCGTGGCAACAACGGTTCAGCCTCGTGCTCATCGTGGCCTTCGCCGTGCTCGCCGTGGTGCTGTGCTCGACGGGACTCTATGCGATGCTGGCGTTTGCCGTCGCGGCCCGCACCCGCGAACTCGGCGTGCGGGCCGCCCTGGGCGCGTCGGCCCAAAACCTGCGCCACCAGATCTTGCGCGACGCCACCACCATGATCGTTCCCGGCCTTGGGTTGGGACTCTTGATCGCCGCCGGGGCCAGCCGCGGTCTGGCCGGGCTCCTTTTCAATGTGCCTTCGTTTTCTCCGCTCATTTTCACCATCGTCGCATTATTGATCGGCGCGGTGTGCTTGGTCGCCGCCTGGTTTCCCGCGCTCCGCGCCACCAAGGTGGATCCCGCTGTCGCGCTGCGCAGTGATTAA
- a CDS encoding ABC transporter permease: MIADFRLALRSLTKSPGFAVVAIATLALCIGANSAIFTVVNSVLLRPLPYPDSERLVQVYNSYPKSDLEYAGVSIPDYLDRMDRASSIEDGAIYTWESLNLASEQPPTRVLGLRTSPSLFSTLQTAPVRGRAFTAAEAQPGNEHVVMLSHALWRDNFGSRDDAIGQTLRLDGVPYQIIGVMPESFSFPADEVKLWIPFAFTPEQMSMNERGTEYSEMIARLKPGTTPAMLTAECEAIVQQNLLHAENFRPYVEATGFTGIARSMLDQTVKDVRPMLWLLQAGVIAALLIGCANVANLLLTRALARQRELAIRTALGASRWSIVRQLLIESLVLFAIGGGLGLLVAMWSLTGMQWLGVGDLPRGGNVSLDTTAFAFTFICAGVTGIAFGLIPALQASRTDASEALKSAGSRVTAGRRQRLLRNSLVVTEIALSLMLLATTALLMRSFHHLQQQPAGFNPESVMTARFTLPAEAYTANSARVAFAEDVIARLNAIPGVIEAAVTSNIPFGYNNSQGTYRIEDREVPEDQPPPHGQIRSISPGYFATMGVPLQRGRVFTPADSIEAEKVVIIDRVLADRYWPGVDPVGKRLYRGEGEPENMRTIVGVVAAVKHGGLDDPVRKETIYYPYNQRPVSGLTLVVRTSVPPESITGDMRQAVLAADPDLPIYDIQTLASRVTGSLQTRRTPVLLLGLFSGMALLLAALGVYGVLAFSVGQRTQEIGIRMALGAAAKDVLRLILRQGLKLIGIGVGCGVLGYMAISRFLRSLVFEIAPLDAVALVAATVLLIGIAALACLLPARRAARVDPMVALRDE, translated from the coding sequence ATGATCGCTGATTTCCGCCTCGCCCTTCGCTCGCTGACCAAATCCCCTGGCTTTGCGGTCGTCGCCATCGCCACGCTCGCGCTGTGCATTGGCGCCAACAGTGCCATTTTCACCGTCGTCAATTCGGTGTTATTGCGTCCGCTGCCTTACCCGGACTCCGAACGTCTGGTGCAAGTCTACAATAGCTACCCGAAGAGCGATCTGGAATATGCCGGCGTTTCGATTCCCGACTACCTCGACCGTATGGACCGCGCCTCCTCGATTGAGGATGGAGCCATCTACACGTGGGAAAGTTTGAATCTGGCCAGTGAACAGCCCCCCACCCGCGTGCTGGGTCTGCGCACCTCACCCAGTTTGTTCTCCACCTTGCAAACAGCCCCGGTCCGCGGTCGCGCCTTTACGGCCGCAGAGGCTCAGCCCGGCAACGAGCATGTCGTCATGCTAAGTCACGCGTTGTGGCGGGATAATTTCGGGAGCCGGGACGACGCCATCGGACAAACACTTCGGCTCGACGGTGTGCCCTACCAGATCATCGGCGTGATGCCGGAGTCGTTCAGCTTTCCCGCCGACGAAGTGAAATTATGGATACCGTTCGCGTTCACGCCGGAACAGATGAGCATGAACGAGCGCGGCACCGAATACTCCGAGATGATCGCGCGACTGAAGCCGGGCACCACCCCCGCCATGTTGACCGCGGAGTGCGAGGCCATCGTGCAGCAGAACCTCCTGCACGCGGAGAATTTCCGTCCCTACGTCGAAGCCACGGGCTTCACCGGCATCGCCCGTTCGATGCTCGACCAAACCGTCAAAGACGTGCGTCCGATGCTGTGGTTGCTCCAGGCCGGCGTCATTGCGGCGTTGCTCATCGGCTGCGCCAACGTGGCGAATCTCTTGCTCACCCGCGCCCTCGCCCGGCAACGCGAACTCGCCATTCGCACTGCCCTCGGGGCGAGTCGGTGGAGCATCGTGCGGCAGTTGCTCATCGAGAGTCTGGTGTTGTTCGCCATTGGTGGCGGTCTCGGCCTTTTGGTCGCAATGTGGTCGCTGACCGGGATGCAATGGTTGGGCGTCGGCGATCTCCCGCGCGGTGGCAACGTCTCGCTCGATACGACCGCGTTCGCTTTCACCTTTATCTGTGCAGGCGTGACCGGCATCGCCTTCGGTCTCATCCCCGCCCTGCAAGCGTCGCGCACCGACGCCAGCGAAGCCCTCAAGTCCGCCGGCTCACGTGTGACCGCGGGTCGCCGCCAACGCCTGCTGCGCAATTCGCTCGTCGTCACCGAAATCGCACTGTCGCTGATGTTGCTCGCGACCACGGCGTTGCTCATGCGCAGCTTTCATCACCTCCAGCAACAGCCGGCCGGATTCAATCCCGAATCCGTCATGACCGCCCGCTTCACCTTGCCGGCAGAAGCTTACACGGCAAACAGCGCCCGCGTGGCATTCGCCGAGGATGTGATCGCGCGATTGAACGCCATTCCCGGCGTGATTGAGGCGGCGGTGACGAGCAACATTCCTTTCGGTTACAACAACTCGCAGGGCACCTACCGAATCGAGGATCGCGAGGTGCCGGAGGATCAGCCCCCGCCTCACGGCCAGATACGCTCCATTTCCCCGGGCTACTTCGCGACCATGGGCGTGCCGTTGCAGCGCGGTCGGGTATTCACGCCCGCTGACAGCATCGAGGCCGAAAAGGTGGTCATCATCGACCGGGTGCTGGCCGATCGCTACTGGCCGGGAGTCGATCCGGTGGGCAAACGTCTCTACCGCGGCGAGGGTGAACCGGAGAATATGCGCACCATTGTCGGCGTCGTCGCGGCGGTGAAACACGGCGGACTCGACGATCCGGTGCGCAAGGAAACCATCTACTATCCTTACAACCAGCGTCCCGTCTCTGGACTGACTTTGGTCGTGCGCACATCGGTGCCGCCGGAATCGATTACGGGAGACATGCGCCAGGCCGTGCTGGCCGCTGATCCGGACCTCCCGATCTACGACATTCAAACCCTCGCGAGCCGTGTCACGGGTTCACTGCAAACCCGCCGCACGCCGGTGTTGTTGCTCGGTTTGTTCAGCGGCATGGCGTTGCTGTTGGCCGCTCTCGGAGTCTACGGTGTGCTCGCGTTCAGCGTGGGCCAACGCACCCAGGAGATCGGCATTCGCATGGCCCTCGGCGCCGCCGCCAAGGACGTGCTGCGATTGATCCTTCGCCAAGGTTTGAAGCTCATCGGCATCGGCGTCGGCTGCGGTGTGCTCGGCTACATGGCGATTAGTCGATTCCTGCGCAGTCTGGTCTTCGAGATCGCGCCGCTCGATGCGGTCGCCTTGGTGGCTGCCACCGTTCTACTGATCGGTATCGCCGCCCTGGCGTGCCTGTTGCCGGCTCGACGAGCGGCCCGAGTCGACCCGATGGTCGCCTTGCGTGACGAGTGA
- a CDS encoding nuclear transport factor 2 family protein, which yields MTLPRLFLGLLLLPLTLSAERSAELLTVAESYMEAYTAQDYPELATFYTPSTVFDDPTAAGMWGQSFTVEGGENIVEAMRTGWSLIQDFKFKTREHIVYHDRVVLVGTSHMTVDGAMIGRKAGQSFSFDLPAVTILRIVDGKVLLHLDHYDYSPMREG from the coding sequence ATGACTCTACCCCGCTTGTTTCTCGGCCTCCTGCTGCTACCGCTGACCCTGTCGGCAGAACGCTCCGCAGAACTTCTCACCGTCGCTGAATCGTATATGGAAGCCTACACGGCTCAGGACTACCCGGAACTGGCCACGTTCTACACGCCGTCCACGGTTTTTGATGACCCGACCGCCGCCGGCATGTGGGGACAGAGTTTCACGGTCGAAGGCGGCGAAAACATCGTCGAAGCCATGCGCACTGGCTGGTCGCTCATTCAGGACTTCAAGTTCAAGACCCGGGAGCACATCGTCTACCACGATCGAGTGGTGCTCGTAGGCACCTCGCACATGACCGTCGATGGCGCGATGATCGGGCGCAAAGCCGGCCAGTCATTCAGTTTTGATCTACCCGCCGTAACCATCCTGCGCATCGTCGACGGCAAGGTGCTGCTTCACCTCGACCACTACGACTACTCCCCCATGCGCGAAGGCTGA
- a CDS encoding VOC family protein, with amino-acid sequence MKQSIATVALVVRDYDEALAFYVGKLGFELIEDTPLPNENKRWVVIAPPGSTGTRLLLATASDDAQHARIGDQTGGRVSFFLQTDDFERDHTRYAKAGVIFTQPPRHELYGKVVVFRDLYGNLWDLIEPR; translated from the coding sequence ATGAAACAGTCCATCGCCACCGTGGCTTTGGTCGTGCGCGATTATGATGAAGCGCTGGCGTTTTACGTCGGAAAACTGGGCTTCGAATTGATCGAAGACACGCCCCTGCCCAACGAAAACAAACGCTGGGTCGTGATTGCTCCACCCGGCTCGACCGGCACGCGCCTCCTCCTCGCCACCGCGAGCGACGACGCGCAACATGCTCGCATCGGTGATCAAACCGGCGGCCGGGTTTCGTTTTTCCTCCAGACGGACGACTTCGAACGCGACCATACGCGATACGCCAAGGCCGGCGTTATTTTCACCCAACCGCCCCGCCATGAACTCTACGGCAAAGTCGTGGTCTTCCGCGACCTCTACGGCAACCTCTGGGACCTTATCGAACCTCGTTGA
- a CDS encoding oligosaccharide flippase family protein — translation MPAVESSNRTKILSVLVERGLARGLALVGFVLVARWFGAEEFGRVSYVFALGAFFAPISTFGLGNVMLRYFGTGLQSRAVSLAGRWRLIWGGVCFLLFPWVYQLMAPDNPLPMGFVWLFATMFLLAWLTVGEEWMFFAKNNRNLIAAGLAGSAGNLLVRLGVIVVGGPVGWLLAVPTVETLIKGAINWFGARGRLWGRREETPDVVVESIDTTPVGRAMWRDGINFTLAGISVLILTRMDLVMLGKLAGEREVGIYAVAVQLVDMVPMVLVILVRMLGSDLVTLFRRGEEVFVDQVSRVLGPGMWVLALAAVIMFWAGPWLVGAVFGPAFAEAGRPIAVLLLAQVFVFVGLMRGQYLALVQDSKLGVWATAIGALTNIGLNAWAIPRFGVMGAAGATCAARIFMSAIIPMFVPSQRIFNRALVKALLRPWGRSAL, via the coding sequence ATGCCGGCCGTGGAGTCGTCCAACCGGACCAAGATCCTGTCGGTCCTCGTCGAACGCGGATTGGCGCGAGGTCTGGCGTTGGTGGGTTTCGTGCTGGTGGCGCGGTGGTTTGGCGCGGAGGAGTTTGGGCGGGTGAGCTACGTCTTTGCGCTGGGCGCGTTCTTCGCGCCGATCAGCACGTTTGGTCTCGGCAACGTCATGCTGCGTTACTTCGGCACCGGGCTGCAGTCGCGGGCCGTGAGCCTGGCCGGACGTTGGCGACTGATCTGGGGCGGCGTGTGCTTCCTCCTGTTTCCCTGGGTCTATCAGCTCATGGCTCCGGACAACCCTTTGCCGATGGGCTTCGTGTGGCTGTTCGCCACGATGTTCCTGTTGGCGTGGCTGACGGTCGGCGAAGAGTGGATGTTCTTTGCCAAAAACAACCGCAACCTGATCGCGGCGGGACTCGCGGGATCGGCCGGAAATTTGTTGGTGCGATTGGGCGTGATTGTTGTGGGCGGCCCGGTGGGCTGGCTGTTGGCGGTGCCCACGGTGGAGACCTTGATCAAGGGGGCGATCAACTGGTTCGGGGCGCGCGGTCGATTGTGGGGCCGGCGCGAGGAAACGCCGGACGTCGTTGTCGAATCGATTGATACAACGCCAGTCGGTCGCGCCATGTGGCGGGACGGAATCAATTTCACGCTGGCGGGAATTTCGGTGCTCATTCTCACGCGAATGGATTTGGTGATGTTGGGCAAACTCGCCGGGGAGCGGGAGGTTGGCATTTACGCGGTGGCGGTGCAATTGGTGGACATGGTGCCGATGGTGCTGGTGATTTTGGTGCGGATGCTGGGCAGCGACTTGGTGACCTTGTTCCGGCGCGGGGAGGAGGTCTTCGTTGACCAAGTCAGTCGCGTTCTCGGACCCGGCATGTGGGTGCTGGCTCTGGCGGCCGTGATCATGTTCTGGGCGGGACCGTGGCTGGTCGGAGCAGTTTTTGGTCCAGCCTTTGCCGAGGCGGGTCGACCGATTGCGGTGCTTCTGCTGGCCCAGGTTTTCGTGTTTGTCGGGCTGATGCGGGGCCAGTATCTGGCGTTGGTGCAGGACTCGAAACTGGGCGTCTGGGCGACAGCCATCGGCGCATTGACAAACATCGGCCTCAACGCCTGGGCGATTCCGCGCTTCGGGGTAATGGGAGCGGCCGGAGCAACGTGCGCGGCGCGCATATTCATGTCGGCGATAATACCGATGTTTGTGCCGAGTCAGCGCATATTTAACCGCGCGTTGGTCAAGGCGTTGTTGCGGCCGTGGGGAAGGAGCGCGCTGTGA
- a CDS encoding 6-phosphofructokinase, with product MPRHVLITMSGGTTSVINATLCGLITGVREHLGPDVRVLAGQPGILGLLEGNVRDLTAISDADLARLYRTPTSGFIGTTRVEPVDETWRERLRQRFAEHDVGYFINIGGSGTIQQSRKIGELVGDEIAIAAVPKTVDNDFGDPAFSDTYFTPGFPSCANYWRHKTHIMNLENLGACSHDQILIAQTFGRQTGFLAACARLADPQREMPLILLLPENLQTPAAVVARLQEVVAARGRAIVVMSEGYDVADFAKRFDASGQIMYGSTDTTNAQLLMAACFEAGLKARVFLPGFDQRSDSRFVSTIDLESAHGVGRHAVRSLAAGERSFFASVCRMPTALNGIGFKSLPFADLPADMHRRLKPEWVATGEFDVTDAFVDYAADLIGEGQIAVPNSQQGDFFAY from the coding sequence ATGCCACGCCACGTTCTCATCACCATGTCGGGCGGCACGACTTCGGTCATCAACGCCACGTTGTGCGGCCTCATCACCGGCGTGCGCGAGCACCTCGGCCCCGACGTGCGCGTGCTGGCGGGCCAACCGGGCATCCTCGGATTGCTCGAAGGCAACGTGCGTGACCTGACGGCGATCTCGGACGCCGATCTTGCGCGACTTTACCGCACGCCGACCTCGGGGTTTATCGGCACCACCCGAGTCGAGCCGGTCGACGAGACATGGCGTGAGCGCCTGCGGCAACGTTTCGCGGAGCATGATGTGGGTTATTTCATCAACATCGGGGGCAGCGGCACGATTCAGCAGTCCCGCAAAATTGGCGAGCTGGTCGGCGACGAAATCGCCATCGCGGCGGTGCCCAAGACGGTCGACAACGACTTTGGCGATCCCGCGTTCAGCGACACCTATTTCACACCGGGATTCCCGAGTTGTGCGAACTACTGGCGGCACAAGACGCACATCATGAATCTGGAGAACCTCGGGGCGTGCAGCCACGACCAGATCCTGATCGCACAGACGTTTGGGCGGCAGACGGGATTTCTCGCGGCGTGTGCGCGACTGGCCGATCCGCAGCGCGAAATGCCATTGATCCTCTTGCTGCCGGAGAATTTGCAAACCCCGGCGGCGGTGGTGGCGCGATTGCAGGAAGTGGTGGCGGCGCGGGGGCGGGCAATCGTGGTGATGTCGGAAGGCTACGATGTGGCCGACTTTGCCAAGCGTTTCGATGCGTCGGGTCAGATCATGTATGGATCGACGGATACAACCAATGCGCAGCTGCTCATGGCCGCATGTTTCGAGGCTGGATTGAAGGCGCGGGTCTTCCTGCCCGGTTTCGATCAACGCAGTGACAGCCGCTTCGTTTCGACCATCGATTTGGAAAGTGCGCATGGCGTGGGTCGGCATGCGGTGCGCAGTTTGGCGGCAGGTGAGCGATCATTCTTCGCGTCGGTTTGTCGCATGCCGACCGCGCTCAACGGGATCGGTTTCAAGAGCCTGCCGTTTGCGGACCTGCCTGCTGACATGCACCGTCGGCTCAAACCCGAGTGGGTGGCGACGGGCGAGTTCGACGTGACGGATGCGTTCGTGGACTACGCGGCGGACTTGATCGGCGAGGGTCAGATCGCGGTGCCGAATTCCCAACAAGGCGACTTCTTCGCCTATTGA